A stretch of the Aminipila terrae genome encodes the following:
- a CDS encoding AMP-dependent synthetase/ligase, whose product MNDKKFKDALYEFREISDLKDMVDTSAELFSEKDAYLIKLVPGGEYAPVKYKKFKEDIDSLGTRFIEMGLKGKKIAVVGENSYKWIVTYLAVTNGTGVIVPLDRELPAPEMANLIERAEVSAIVYSKKMEKTVVDTVEQLKNSVQYQICMEETDSSGKYNLDILIEEGKKLIQQGDRSFIEAEIDREAMCSLLFTSGTTGLAKGVMLSHKNITANVYNMSKYVSIPYDDFGLSVLPMHHSYELTCHIFTGIYQGMTVAICEGLKHILKNMAEAPAGVMLGVPLVFEAMYKKILKQAESAGKLGKMKKMMSVSKTLKLYNHPHIVKKIFKDVHNALGNHMNLFIAGGAAIDPGVIEGFQSLGIPMIQGYGMTENAPIIAVNKDRYSKPAAAGLPMPGTEIKIIDADKNGVGEIICRGDSVMLGYYNNPEETAEVLIDGWLHTGDYGYFDKDGFLYVCGRKKSVIVTKNGKNIFPEEVEFYLTQSEFIQEALVHGIIDDKTGDTIVKAEVYLDKDVIAEKAGELSTSDLRNFIKQEIDRINEEMPLYKRVKRFGIREKEFEKTTTRKIKRFNQSNMEE is encoded by the coding sequence ATGAACGATAAAAAATTTAAAGATGCCTTATATGAATTTAGAGAAATCAGTGACTTAAAGGATATGGTTGATACTAGTGCAGAACTATTTTCTGAAAAAGATGCATATCTGATCAAGCTTGTACCAGGAGGAGAGTATGCTCCTGTAAAATATAAAAAATTTAAAGAAGATATTGATTCCCTGGGTACCCGGTTTATTGAAATGGGACTGAAGGGTAAAAAAATTGCAGTAGTTGGTGAAAACAGTTACAAGTGGATTGTAACTTACCTGGCTGTAACCAATGGTACTGGTGTAATCGTACCCCTTGACAGAGAACTTCCGGCACCTGAAATGGCCAATTTAATTGAAAGAGCAGAAGTCAGTGCGATTGTTTATTCTAAAAAGATGGAAAAGACTGTAGTGGATACTGTGGAACAGCTGAAAAACAGTGTTCAATATCAAATATGCATGGAAGAGACTGATTCTTCCGGTAAATATAATTTGGATATTTTAATAGAAGAGGGGAAAAAATTAATACAGCAGGGAGATCGCAGTTTTATTGAGGCTGAAATCGATAGGGAAGCCATGTGTTCACTTTTGTTCACATCCGGCACCACAGGCCTTGCTAAAGGTGTGATGCTCTCTCATAAGAATATAACAGCTAATGTCTATAATATGTCCAAATATGTATCCATTCCTTATGATGATTTTGGCCTCTCCGTATTACCTATGCACCATTCCTACGAACTTACATGTCACATTTTTACTGGAATTTATCAGGGAATGACTGTGGCAATATGTGAAGGATTAAAGCACATTCTTAAAAATATGGCAGAAGCACCGGCAGGAGTAATGCTGGGGGTACCCCTTGTGTTTGAGGCAATGTATAAAAAAATCTTAAAGCAAGCTGAAAGTGCCGGCAAACTGGGAAAGATGAAAAAAATGATGTCGGTGTCAAAAACTCTTAAATTATATAACCATCCACACATCGTAAAGAAGATTTTTAAAGATGTACATAATGCTTTGGGAAATCATATGAATCTGTTTATAGCTGGGGGGGCTGCCATAGATCCTGGCGTGATAGAAGGTTTCCAGTCTTTAGGTATTCCAATGATTCAAGGTTACGGCATGACAGAAAATGCACCAATTATAGCGGTAAACAAAGACCGGTACAGCAAACCCGCAGCGGCGGGGCTTCCTATGCCAGGTACGGAAATAAAAATTATTGATGCTGACAAAAATGGAGTGGGAGAGATAATCTGCAGAGGGGATTCGGTAATGCTGGGATATTATAATAATCCGGAAGAAACTGCAGAAGTCCTTATAGATGGCTGGCTTCATACTGGGGATTACGGATACTTTGATAAAGATGGATTTTTATATGTCTGTGGAAGAAAGAAAAGCGTAATAGTAACCAAGAATGGAAAGAATATTTTCCCTGAAGAAGTAGAATTTTATCTGACTCAGAGTGAATTTATACAGGAAGCTCTGGTACATGGTATTATAGATGATAAGACTGGCGATACTATTGTAAAAGCAGAAGTTTATTTGGACAAAGATGTTATAGCGGAGAAAGCAGGAGAACTTTCAACCTCAGATTTGAGAAATTTTATAAAACAGGAAATTGACAGGATTAATGAAGAGATGCCCCTGTACAAGAGAGTTAAGCGTTTTGGTATAAGGGAAAAGGAATTTGAAAAAACCACTACAAGGAAAATCAAAAGATTTAATCAGTCAAATATGGAGGAATAG
- a CDS encoding AMP-dependent synthetase/ligase, translating to MLQAEEFIKKIYENGDPHIRYKQSRPINDIKELLVSSAEIYPDNTAFWVKKSKGGNYESITYAETLADVNALGTALAVRGFKDKRVAVIGENSYEWAISYLAVVCGTGIVVPLDKELNASELMQLIVNAEVSCVLFDGKFEKVFKEMQASGETVLKMLVNLDIDKNTSGVISLKELIKEGQEAINKGNREFIDAEIDKECLSMLLFTSGTTGVSKGVMLCHRNIAEDLMSAPTVLEIRSDDIFFSVLPIHHTYECTCGFLLALYKGAAIAYCEGLKYIAKNLVEVKPTIFLGVPILFENLYRKIWQNVRKQGKEELLRRIIKINRATKKVGLDLGNIFLKDIRAVFGGRMRLMICGGAAINPEILDGIRDFGILALQGYGLTECAPIGALNPDKAPKSASIGRALPNFDMKVVDINEEGIGEICLKGGNVMLGYYNMPQATAEVLKDGWFYTGDLGYIDSEGYAYITGRKKNVIITKNGKNVYPEELEYYLSNIPYVLESFVYDKESEDGLDTVIVASIRIDEEEVAQCLGEGYTDDMVEELLWKEVDEINDTSPYFKKIKRIVLRKTEFEKNTSKKIKRFVEANKQ from the coding sequence ATGCTACAAGCCGAAGAATTTATTAAAAAAATATATGAGAATGGAGATCCGCATATCCGGTATAAACAAAGCAGACCCATTAATGATATAAAAGAGTTACTGGTATCCAGTGCTGAAATATATCCTGATAATACTGCATTCTGGGTAAAGAAAAGTAAAGGTGGAAATTACGAAAGTATAACTTACGCCGAAACTCTTGCAGATGTTAACGCTCTTGGCACTGCATTGGCTGTAAGAGGATTTAAGGATAAAAGAGTTGCAGTTATTGGGGAGAACAGTTATGAGTGGGCCATATCCTATCTGGCAGTTGTGTGTGGTACCGGGATTGTGGTTCCTCTGGACAAGGAATTGAATGCCAGCGAACTTATGCAGCTGATAGTCAATGCAGAAGTAAGCTGTGTACTTTTTGATGGGAAGTTTGAAAAAGTATTTAAAGAAATGCAGGCAAGTGGTGAAACGGTATTAAAAATGCTTGTAAATCTGGACATTGATAAAAATACAAGTGGTGTGATTTCTCTGAAAGAACTTATAAAAGAGGGTCAGGAAGCCATTAATAAAGGCAATAGAGAATTTATTGATGCAGAAATAGATAAGGAATGCTTAAGCATGCTGTTATTTACATCGGGTACGACAGGAGTTTCTAAAGGCGTTATGTTATGCCATAGAAATATAGCAGAGGATTTGATGTCTGCTCCCACAGTACTGGAAATCAGATCTGATGATATTTTCTTTTCTGTACTGCCAATTCATCATACCTATGAATGTACCTGCGGATTTTTGCTTGCCCTGTATAAAGGAGCAGCCATTGCTTACTGTGAAGGACTTAAATACATTGCAAAGAATCTTGTAGAGGTAAAACCAACTATATTTCTGGGAGTGCCTATACTTTTTGAGAACCTGTACAGAAAAATCTGGCAGAATGTCAGAAAGCAGGGAAAAGAAGAACTTTTAAGAAGAATTATTAAAATTAACAGAGCAACTAAAAAAGTTGGGTTAGATTTAGGAAATATATTTCTAAAAGACATTAGGGCTGTATTTGGCGGCAGAATGCGACTGATGATTTGCGGCGGAGCTGCTATTAATCCGGAAATACTTGACGGAATAAGAGATTTTGGTATTCTGGCTCTGCAGGGCTATGGACTTACGGAGTGTGCACCTATAGGGGCTCTTAATCCAGATAAAGCACCAAAATCTGCATCCATCGGACGAGCATTACCTAATTTTGATATGAAAGTTGTAGATATAAATGAAGAAGGCATTGGTGAGATATGCCTTAAGGGAGGAAATGTAATGCTTGGATATTACAATATGCCTCAGGCTACAGCAGAAGTATTAAAAGATGGCTGGTTTTATACAGGAGATTTAGGATATATTGATTCAGAAGGGTATGCGTATATAACTGGCAGAAAGAAAAATGTTATTATTACTAAAAATGGGAAAAATGTTTATCCGGAAGAATTAGAGTACTATCTAAGCAACATCCCTTATGTATTAGAATCCTTTGTTTACGATAAAGAGTCAGAAGATGGACTTGACACTGTTATTGTAGCATCAATTCGTATTGATGAAGAGGAAGTGGCACAATGTCTGGGAGAAGGATATACAGATGACATGGTAGAAGAGCTTCTTTGGAAAGAAGTGGATGAAATTAATGATACTTCACCGTATTTTAAGAAGATTAAGCGTATTGTACTTCGAAAAACTGAATTTGAAAAGAATACTTCAAAAAAAATCAAAAGATTTGTTGAGGCAAATAAACAATAA
- a CDS encoding alanine racemase: protein MSTNTTRYPQLEVDLKKFRHNIDSVVKLCQDKGIDVAGVIKGFHAIPEMVKEFDNSDCKYIATSRMEQIIDSKNAGCKKPFFLIRVPMLSEIEDLVKYVEYSLNSELTVLDKINAECQKQGKRHGVVLMSDLGDLREGFWDVDEMVKAASYVENQLECVDLMGIGTNLGCYGSIKATPAKMNELIGIAEKIEAVIGRKLDIISGGATTSAAMVFDGTIPERINHLRIGEGIILAHDYGALFGVNADFLNQDVFTLKAEIIEVKDKPSHPVGELSFDCFGHVQTYVDRGIRRRALAALGKVDFGDSDMLIPRNDKLEILGSSSDHLILDIENCKDDIHVGDIIEFDLCYATMVYATSSKNIHIVVK, encoded by the coding sequence ATGAGTACAAACACAACAAGGTATCCTCAATTAGAGGTAGATTTAAAAAAGTTCAGGCACAATATTGATTCTGTAGTTAAACTATGTCAGGATAAGGGCATTGACGTAGCCGGTGTCATAAAAGGGTTTCATGCAATACCTGAAATGGTAAAGGAGTTTGATAACTCCGATTGTAAATACATAGCTACTTCTCGAATGGAGCAGATTATTGATTCCAAAAACGCAGGTTGCAAAAAACCGTTTTTCTTAATCAGAGTCCCTATGCTCAGTGAAATTGAGGACCTGGTAAAATACGTAGAATACAGCTTAAATAGTGAACTTACCGTACTTGATAAAATAAATGCAGAATGCCAGAAACAGGGTAAACGCCATGGTGTAGTCCTAATGTCCGATTTAGGGGACTTAAGAGAAGGCTTCTGGGATGTAGACGAAATGGTGAAAGCTGCAAGTTATGTAGAAAATCAGTTGGAATGCGTTGATTTAATGGGTATAGGAACAAACCTTGGATGCTATGGTTCCATAAAAGCTACTCCTGCAAAAATGAATGAACTGATTGGAATTGCAGAAAAAATAGAAGCTGTTATTGGAAGAAAATTAGACATTATTTCAGGAGGTGCTACCACTTCCGCTGCCATGGTATTTGACGGAACTATTCCTGAAAGAATCAATCATCTCAGAATAGGTGAAGGTATCATCCTTGCTCATGATTATGGTGCCCTTTTTGGTGTAAATGCAGACTTCCTGAATCAGGATGTATTTACTTTAAAAGCTGAAATTATTGAAGTAAAAGATAAACCTAGCCATCCGGTAGGAGAATTGTCCTTCGATTGTTTCGGTCATGTTCAGACTTATGTGGACAGAGGCATTAGAAGAAGGGCGTTGGCAGCTTTAGGAAAGGTTGACTTCGGTGATTCGGATATGTTAATTCCAAGAAACGATAAATTAGAAATTTTAGGATCAAGCAGTGACCACCTAATTCTGGATATTGAAAATTGCAAAGATGATATCCATGTAGGAGATATCATTGAATTTGATTTATGCTATGCCACAATGGTTTATGCTACAAGTTCAAAGAATATTCACATTGTAGTTAAATAA
- a CDS encoding DMT family transporter gives MCEKEGIKNLEKTDSVKGILFSLCAQVIWGFSVLLTKQITTNFSPLTLLSWRFTIGMIVMTILAALGILPVNLKGKSKKALIILAVFQPVLYFIGETVGIKLTTASESGIFIAMIPIVTLILSIKFLKKIPGRLQTAGVVTSVSGIVLMVTCKGVGVSFNVLGYLALILAVFSAAVFSILSDKAAEYSSIEKTYIMTGMGTLAFDLGAAMEHISKGSVKVWLTLPIHNLQFMLTSLYLGIGCSVIAFCLMNASIKCIGATRTTAFASITTVLTVLCGVFILGESLEPLQAVGIIFVIAGIYMANKISIVPECSEEGK, from the coding sequence ATGTGTGAAAAAGAAGGAATTAAAAATTTAGAGAAGACGGATTCTGTTAAAGGAATCCTATTCTCTCTTTGTGCACAGGTAATATGGGGATTCAGTGTGCTGCTGACAAAGCAGATTACAACAAATTTTTCTCCCCTGACTCTCCTTAGCTGGAGATTTACTATTGGGATGATTGTAATGACCATATTAGCCGCTTTGGGAATTTTACCAGTTAACTTAAAAGGAAAAAGTAAAAAGGCTTTAATTATATTAGCTGTTTTCCAGCCCGTTTTGTACTTTATAGGGGAAACTGTAGGAATTAAATTGACCACAGCATCAGAAAGCGGCATTTTTATAGCAATGATCCCAATTGTTACTTTAATTTTGTCTATTAAATTTCTAAAGAAAATCCCCGGCAGATTACAGACTGCCGGAGTAGTTACTTCTGTATCGGGCATAGTGCTCATGGTCACCTGTAAAGGGGTAGGTGTATCTTTTAATGTGCTGGGATATTTAGCACTTATTTTAGCCGTTTTTTCAGCTGCTGTTTTTTCGATTTTGTCAGATAAGGCTGCAGAATACAGCAGTATAGAGAAGACGTATATCATGACAGGGATGGGAACCCTGGCATTTGATCTGGGAGCAGCAATGGAGCATATTTCTAAGGGCAGTGTGAAGGTTTGGCTGACACTTCCTATCCACAACCTTCAGTTTATGCTCACAAGTCTGTATCTGGGGATAGGATGCTCAGTAATAGCATTTTGTTTAATGAATGCTTCCATAAAATGTATAGGAGCAACAAGAACTACTGCTTTTGCCAGCATTACAACAGTGTTAACAGTATTATGTGGGGTGTTTATTCTGGGAGAAAGTCTGGAACCTTTGCAGGCCGTAGGAATTATTTTTGTTATAGCAGGAATATATATGGCAAACAAAATTTCAATTGTTCCAGAGTGTTCAGAAGAAGGAAAGTAG
- a CDS encoding response regulator transcription factor, with the protein MYRVLIVEDDFVIAESLMTHLGNWGFEVKYIENFKDVISEFTSYDPHIVLMDVTLPFFNGYHWCREIRQISSVPIVFISSAGDNLNIVMAMNMGGDDFIIKPFDLSVLTAKIQAIIRRTYSFQGRTNIIEHNGVLLNLGNATLIYEDKKIELTKNDFRLLQVLFEGAGKVVSRDSLMTRLWEDENFVDDNTLTVNITRLRKKLEEIGLEDYILTKKGIGYIIE; encoded by the coding sequence ATGTACAGGGTATTGATTGTAGAAGACGATTTTGTTATAGCAGAGTCTTTAATGACTCATCTTGGTAATTGGGGATTTGAGGTAAAATATATAGAGAATTTCAAGGATGTGATTTCTGAATTCACTTCATATGATCCACATATTGTATTGATGGATGTTACATTGCCATTTTTTAATGGATACCACTGGTGCAGGGAGATTCGGCAGATTTCATCTGTTCCTATTGTGTTTATCTCTTCTGCGGGGGACAATTTGAATATTGTGATGGCCATGAACATGGGGGGAGACGATTTTATTATTAAGCCCTTTGATTTAAGTGTTCTGACTGCTAAAATTCAGGCTATCATAAGGCGGACTTATTCCTTTCAGGGGCGCACTAACATCATTGAACATAATGGGGTGCTGCTCAATCTGGGAAATGCCACTTTAATCTATGAAGATAAAAAAATAGAACTTACCAAAAATGATTTCCGCCTTCTCCAGGTACTTTTTGAAGGTGCAGGGAAAGTAGTATCCAGAGACAGCCTGATGACCAGATTGTGGGAAGATGAAAATTTTGTTGATGATAATACTTTAACTGTAAACATTACCAGACTTAGAAAAAAATTAGAGGAGATAGGATTAGAAGATTACATTTTAACCAAGAAAGGCATTGGGTATATTATTGAATGA
- a CDS encoding ATP-binding protein, whose protein sequence is MNTRHEIMVTARAFVKENVKKAIVYLVFCCIFGILFMLQSVPADVVLYAAEVCGFLGIICLLYEFYNACKKHLLLVELRNQVTFNIDSMPDCGTLIEQDYQKLVSDLFIQMKQQESVFMSETRDMIDYYTLWAHQIKTPITALSLILQAEEGDATRQMKMELFKIEQYVEMVMHYLRMGSMNSDLVLEEHNLEKIVKQAVKKYAAVFIYKKINLQLEHIDVQVLTDEKWLSFVIEQLLSNALKYTREGSIKIYMKQESETLIIEDSGIGISREDLPRVFEQGFTGYNGRMDKKASGLGLYLCKKVMENLSHRITIESEEARGTQVLLDLHTERIIVE, encoded by the coding sequence ATGAATACGAGACATGAAATAATGGTAACTGCCAGGGCGTTTGTAAAGGAAAATGTAAAAAAAGCCATAGTATATCTGGTTTTCTGTTGCATATTTGGTATCCTTTTTATGCTGCAGTCTGTTCCGGCAGATGTAGTATTATATGCTGCTGAAGTATGTGGATTTCTAGGAATAATCTGTCTTTTATATGAGTTTTATAATGCCTGTAAAAAACACCTTTTACTAGTAGAATTAAGAAATCAGGTAACGTTTAACATTGATAGTATGCCAGATTGTGGGACATTGATAGAACAGGATTACCAGAAGCTTGTAAGTGATCTGTTTATACAGATGAAACAGCAGGAATCTGTTTTTATGTCAGAGACCAGAGATATGATAGATTATTACACACTCTGGGCCCATCAGATTAAAACGCCAATAACGGCTTTGAGCCTGATTCTTCAAGCTGAAGAAGGGGATGCCACCAGGCAGATGAAAATGGAACTTTTTAAGATAGAACAATATGTGGAAATGGTTATGCATTATCTTCGAATGGGAAGCATGAATTCAGATCTGGTACTGGAAGAACACAATCTGGAGAAAATAGTAAAACAGGCAGTAAAAAAGTACGCAGCAGTTTTTATATATAAAAAAATAAACCTTCAGCTGGAGCATATAGATGTTCAGGTGCTTACCGATGAAAAATGGCTGAGTTTTGTGATAGAGCAGCTTTTGTCCAATGCACTGAAATATACAAGAGAGGGAAGCATTAAAATATATATGAAGCAGGAATCAGAGACTCTGATCATTGAAGATAGTGGAATAGGTATAAGCAGGGAGGATCTTCCAAGAGTTTTTGAACAGGGTTTTACAGGATATAATGGACGTATGGATAAGAAAGCCAGTGGATTAGGGCTTTATTTGTGCAAAAAAGTTATGGAGAATTTATCTCACAGAATAACCATTGAGTCGGAAGAAGCAAGAGGAACCCAGGTATTGCTGGATTTGCATACAGAAAGAATCATAGTGGAATAA
- a CDS encoding ABC transporter ATP-binding protein, with the protein MALLEVKNLKKIYSTRFGGNQVQALSNVNFSVEEGEYVAIMGESGSGKTTLLNILAALDKPTSGEVLLNGKSIAAVKEGNIAEFRRANLGFVFQDFNLLDNFSLEDNIFLPLVLARTPYKDMQQRIMPIAEKLGISDLLKKYPYEVSGGQKQRAAVARALITDPQIILADEPTGALDSKASDHLLDLFSGINKSGQTILMVTHSTKAASHASRVIFIKDGQVFHQIYKAGMSNEELYEKISHTLVVIAAGGNANE; encoded by the coding sequence ATGGCACTATTAGAAGTGAAAAACTTAAAAAAAATATATTCTACACGGTTCGGGGGCAATCAGGTACAGGCATTGTCCAATGTAAATTTCTCGGTAGAAGAGGGGGAGTATGTAGCCATAATGGGCGAGTCCGGTTCAGGAAAAACAACATTACTGAATATATTAGCTGCTCTTGATAAACCAACCAGTGGAGAAGTACTGCTAAATGGAAAAAGTATTGCAGCAGTAAAAGAGGGAAATATAGCAGAATTCAGAAGGGCCAACCTTGGGTTTGTTTTTCAGGATTTCAATTTGTTAGATAACTTTTCTCTGGAAGATAATATTTTTCTGCCGTTAGTTTTGGCAAGAACACCCTATAAAGACATGCAGCAGCGTATTATGCCTATTGCTGAGAAACTGGGGATTTCTGACCTTTTAAAAAAGTATCCTTATGAAGTGTCAGGAGGTCAAAAACAGCGTGCAGCAGTGGCAAGAGCATTGATTACAGATCCTCAGATTATTTTAGCAGATGAACCTACAGGGGCTTTGGATTCAAAAGCCTCGGATCATTTACTGGATTTGTTTTCAGGCATTAACAAAAGTGGGCAGACCATCTTAATGGTAACACACAGTACAAAAGCTGCAAGTCATGCAAGCAGAGTCATCTTTATTAAAGATGGTCAGGTATTTCATCAGATTTATAAAGCAGGAATGTCAAATGAAGAACTGTACGAAAAAATATCTCATACGCTGGTTGTAATTGCTGCGGGAGGTAATGCAAATGAATAG
- a CDS encoding FtsX-like permease family protein, translating into MNRFFYFNMAWANMKKNGRMYLPFCLASIGTVAMFYILNSIAESDGMSMVKGGEILRVILGLGCFIVGMFACIFLFYTNNFLMKQRKKELGIYNVLGMGKLHIGIILFFENAILYGITIVLGLISGLVISKFMFLILLKMMACKIPIAFVIESRAMMISVILFGLIFLAMLLSNMRQIHLAKPVELLQSSNVGEKEPKTKWFLTTIGVITIALGYGIALTIKSPLAAIMMFFLAVILVIIGTYALFTAGSIAVLKTLRKNKNYYYKTKHFIGTSGMIYRMKKNAVGLANICILSTMVLVTLSTTVCLYSGQNSAVENAYPREVEIMSNDITANTKSEIFDIIQKSQSDGIKQAKNIAVFNYFMYDSLRNEDQFSGIDKDSSKTYQLFFIALDDYNSAENTHRKLEDDQVLIYSDSKYDEDSISVLDHKFAVKAHLQNFSFSSVNNMQNYQRIYIVVPNQNVFEELRQKINTTYKSEGILQSYSGFDYQQSAEEGKLFLERLKNNLKQQDMHSYIITKEGMEQDSMAVFGGLLFIGSFLGVLFIMATVLIIYYKQISEGYEDRMRFQIMQKVGLTPKEVKKSIRSQMLTVFFLPLVVAVIHVAGAFNMITKMLALFRLTDINLFLTCTLITILIFGIIYGIVYGLTAKAYYKIVR; encoded by the coding sequence ATGAATAGGTTTTTTTATTTTAATATGGCATGGGCAAACATGAAAAAGAACGGCAGGATGTATTTGCCATTTTGCCTTGCTTCCATAGGTACTGTAGCAATGTTCTATATTTTAAATTCCATTGCAGAGAGTGATGGAATGTCCATGGTTAAAGGAGGAGAAATTCTAAGAGTTATTTTAGGATTAGGCTGTTTTATCGTGGGAATGTTTGCATGCATTTTTCTGTTTTACACAAACAATTTCCTTATGAAACAGAGAAAAAAGGAACTGGGAATCTACAATGTGCTAGGGATGGGAAAATTGCATATAGGAATTATTCTGTTTTTTGAAAATGCTATTTTATATGGAATAACCATTGTTTTAGGATTAATAAGTGGACTGGTGATAAGCAAATTTATGTTTCTGATCCTTCTGAAAATGATGGCTTGTAAGATTCCAATTGCATTTGTTATTGAAAGCCGGGCAATGATGATTTCCGTCATCTTATTTGGATTGATTTTCCTTGCCATGTTATTGTCCAATATGCGTCAGATTCATCTGGCAAAGCCGGTAGAACTTCTTCAAAGTTCCAACGTGGGAGAGAAAGAACCGAAAACCAAATGGTTCTTAACCACAATTGGTGTTATTACAATTGCTTTAGGATATGGAATCGCTTTAACTATTAAATCACCTTTGGCTGCAATAATGATGTTTTTCCTGGCGGTTATTCTGGTAATCATAGGAACTTATGCTTTGTTTACTGCTGGAAGCATTGCCGTTTTAAAAACACTTAGGAAGAATAAAAATTATTATTACAAAACCAAGCACTTTATCGGAACGTCCGGAATGATCTACAGAATGAAGAAGAATGCTGTAGGTCTGGCTAATATTTGTATTTTATCAACCATGGTATTAGTTACATTATCAACAACAGTATGTTTATACTCCGGGCAGAACAGTGCAGTGGAAAATGCATATCCCAGAGAAGTAGAAATTATGTCCAATGACATTACAGCAAATACAAAATCTGAAATCTTTGATATTATTCAAAAGAGTCAGTCTGATGGCATAAAACAGGCCAAAAATATAGCAGTATTTAATTATTTTATGTATGATTCATTGAGAAATGAAGATCAGTTTTCAGGCATAGACAAAGACAGCAGTAAAACCTACCAGTTGTTTTTTATTGCATTGGATGACTACAACAGTGCAGAAAACACTCACAGGAAGCTGGAGGATGATCAGGTCTTAATATATTCAGATTCCAAGTATGATGAAGATTCAATTTCAGTACTGGATCACAAATTCGCTGTAAAGGCACATCTTCAAAACTTTTCATTTAGCAGTGTCAATAATATGCAGAATTATCAACGGATTTATATTGTTGTTCCAAATCAGAATGTTTTTGAAGAATTAAGACAAAAAATCAATACTACTTATAAATCTGAGGGAATTCTACAGAGCTACAGTGGATTTGATTATCAGCAGAGTGCAGAAGAAGGAAAGCTTTTCCTTGAGAGGTTAAAAAACAATTTAAAGCAGCAGGATATGCACTCTTATATAATAACAAAGGAAGGGATGGAACAGGATTCAATGGCAGTGTTTGGTGGACTCTTGTTTATAGGCAGTTTCCTGGGTGTGTTATTCATCATGGCCACAGTTCTGATTATTTACTATAAACAGATTTCAGAAGGTTATGAGGACAGAATGCGATTCCAGATTATGCAAAAAGTGGGACTGACTCCAAAGGAAGTAAAGAAGTCTATTAGAAGCCAGATGCTTACAGTATTTTTTCTACCATTAGTTGTTGCAGTGATACATGTAGCGGGAGCCTTTAACATGATAACAAAAATGCTGGCCCTGTTCCGGCTGACGGATATAAACTTATTTCTCACCTGCACTCTGATTACCATTTTAATATTTGGCATTATATATGGAATTGTTTACGGACTGACTGCCAAAGCTTATTATAAAATTGTAAGATAA
- a CDS encoding response regulator transcription factor, which translates to MIKILVVEDEKPISNLIKMNLLDEGYGCTCAYDGQEAADIIESRTFDLVLLDIMLPKIDGYELIEYINTYEIPVIFLTAKSNVLDKVKGLKAGAQDYITKPFEIVELLARIETVLRRYDKTAKTMNIFNIHIDIAARTVAKSGQLINLTLKEFDLLVFFAKNKNRVLSRSQIYTRVWGEDFMGDSRTVDLHVQRVRKKLGLEKEIVAVYKVGYRLEVNV; encoded by the coding sequence ATGATAAAAATTTTAGTAGTAGAGGATGAAAAACCAATTTCAAACTTAATAAAAATGAACCTTTTAGACGAGGGGTATGGTTGTACTTGTGCTTATGATGGGCAAGAGGCAGCAGACATCATTGAGAGCAGAACATTCGATTTAGTTTTACTTGATATCATGCTCCCTAAGATTGATGGTTATGAGTTAATAGAATATATAAATACTTACGAGATTCCTGTTATTTTTCTAACTGCAAAATCAAATGTTCTGGATAAAGTAAAAGGGCTAAAGGCCGGGGCGCAGGATTATATCACAAAGCCTTTTGAAATAGTAGAACTTCTGGCCCGCATCGAAACTGTTTTGAGAAGATATGATAAAACAGCTAAAACCATGAATATTTTCAATATTCATATTGATATTGCTGCAAGAACAGTAGCAAAGTCTGGACAATTGATTAATCTCACCCTTAAAGAATTTGATTTACTAGTTTTTTTTGCGAAAAATAAAAACCGGGTATTGTCACGCAGCCAGATTTATACCAGGGTATGGGGAGAAGATTTCATGGGTGACAGCAGAACCGTTGATTTGCATGTACAGCGTGTGCGCAAAAAGTTAGGTCTGGAAAAAGAAATAGTAGCTGTTTATAAAGTTGGATACAGACTGGAGGTAAATGTGTGA